In Cynocephalus volans isolate mCynVol1 chromosome 3, mCynVol1.pri, whole genome shotgun sequence, one DNA window encodes the following:
- the LOC134371930 gene encoding leukocyte immunoglobulin-like receptor subfamily B member 5 gives MTPILKVLLCLGLGLGLRTPVQAGTLPKPIIWAEPDSVMTWGRPVNICCQGTLGAQEYHLDKEGRPAIWIRQSPLEPGNKAKFPIPSVTKHYAGRYQCYYRSPAGWSEHSNPLELVVTALPSPVATSGENVTLQCCSRVGFGGFVLAEEEHKLHQTRVSQRHNEQVQALFPVGPVTRSHRWTFRCFGYYMHIPQVWSGPSDTLELLVSGVSRKPSLLTQQGPVVAYGDSLTLQCRSEVGYNRFALSKEGGCDLPQGSGWQTQAGLSQADFPLGPVSHSHGGRYRCYGAHNLSSEWSAPSDPLDILIAGWIPDRPSLSVLPGPTVTSGVNVTLLCQSKSQMDTFLLFKEGAAYPPLHLRSKYHARQYRAEFSMSPVTSAHRGTYRCYGSKSTSPYLLSYPSDPLEFPVSGSTGGPSPPPTGPFSSPGGPEEQPTTPTEAGPLSVLKKYQNILIGVSVAFILLLCILLFLLIQHQHQSKQKKLAPAGASAPESKDRGLQKSSSAAADIQEENPYASIKDTQPEDGMELDSQQSPLDEHPQEDIYSKKSHSRLRQEVATHPFPIAGEFLDSKNRQAEEDRQRESQGGPFLSRPPEFPPTPVMYLPSHSPPLQAASSQDPQDVTYAQLNSLILRQERTELPSPQGGDPAAESSVYAALATH, from the exons ATGACCCCCATCCTCAAGGTCCTGCTCTGCCTTG GCTTGGGTCTGGGCCTCAGGACTCCAGTGCAGGCAG GGACCCTCCCCAAACCCATCATCTGGGCTGAGCCAGACTCTGTGATGACTTGGGGGAGGCCGGTGAACATCTGCTGTCAGGGGACCCTGGGGGCCCAGGAGTACCATCTGGATAAAGAGGGAAGACCAGCAATCTGGATCAGACAGAGCCCACTGGAGCCTGGGAACAAGGCCAAGTTCCCCATCCCGTCCGTGACAAAGCACTATGCAGGGCGATATCAATGTTACTATCGCAGCCCTGCTGGGTGGTCAGAGCACAGTAACCCCCTGGAGCTGGTGGTGACAG CCTTGCCCAGCCCTGTTGCGACCTCAGGAGAGAACGTGACACTCCAGTGTTGCTCACGAGTAGGATTTGGTGGATTCGTTCTGGCTGAGGAAGAACACAAGCTCCATCAAACCCGGGTCTCACAGCGGCACAATGAGCAGGTCCAGGCCCTGTTCCCTGTGGGCCCTGTGACCCGCAGCCACAGATGGACATTCAGATGCTTCGGCTATTACATGCACATACCCCAGGTGTGGTCAGGCCCCAGCGATACCCTGGAGCTCCTGGTCTCAG GAGTATCCAGAAAGCCCTCCCTCCTCACCCAGCAGGGCCCTGTCGTGGCCTATGGAGACAGCCTGACCCTCCAGTGTCGCTCTGAGGTTGGCTACAACAGATTCGCTTTGTCCAAGGAGGGGGGCTGTGACCTCCCCCAGGGCTCTGGCTGGCAGACCCAGGCTGGGCTCTCTCAGGCCGACTTCCCCCTGGGTCCTGTGAGCCACTCCCATGGGGGCAGGTACAGGTGCTACGGTGCACACAACCTGTCTTCTGAGTGGTCAGCTCCCAGTGACCCCCTGGACATCCTGATCGCAG GATGGATCCCTGACAGACCCTCCCTCTCAGTGCTGCCGGGCCCCACGGTGACCTCAGGAGTGAACGTGACCCTGCTGTGTCAGTCAAAGAGCCAGATGGACACTTTCCTTCTCTTCAAGGAGGGGGCAGCTTATCCCCCCTTGCATCTTAGATCAAAGTACCATGCTCGGCAGTACAGGGCTGAATTCTCCATGAGTCCTGTGACCTCAGCCCACAGGGGGACCTACAGGTGCTATGGTTCAAAAAGCACCTCCCCCTACCTGTTGTCATACCCCAGTGACCCTCTGGAGTTTCCTGTTTCAG GGTCCACTGGTGGCCCGAGTCCCCCACCTACAGGGCCCTTCTCATCACCTG GAGGCCCTGAGGAGCAGCCCACCACCCCCACCGAAGCTGGACCACTGAGTG TTCTCAAAAAGTACCAGAACATTCTGATCGGGGTCTCAGTGGCCTTCATCCTGCTGCTCTgcattctcctcttcctcctcatccaaCACCAGCAtcagagcaaacagaagaagTTGG CTCCTGCAGGGGCTTCAGCACCAGAGTCAAAGGACAGAGGCCTACAGAAGAG ctccagcGCAGCTGCTGACATCCAGGAAGAAAATCCCt ATGCTTCCATAAAGGACACACAGCCTGAGGACGGCATGGAGCTGGACAGTCAG CAGAGCCCACTTGATGAACACCCCCAGGAAGACATATACAGCAAGAAAAGCCACTCAAGACTCAGGCAGGAAGTGGCCACCCATCCTTTCCCCATAGCAGGGGAATTCTTGGACTCAAAGAACAGACAAGCGGAAGAGGATAGGCAGAGGGAGAGTCAGGGGGGTCCTttcctctccaggcccccagaATTCCCCCCAACCCCAGTCATGTACCTTCCATCTCACTCTCCCCCACTCCAGGCTGCTTCATCTCAAGATCCCCAGGATGTGACCTATGCCCAGCTGAACAGCTTGATCCTCAGACAGGAGAGAACTGAACTTCCTTCGCCCCAGGGCGGTGACCCTGCAGCTGAGTCCAGTGTGTACGCTGCTCTGGCCACTCACTAG